In the Centroberyx gerrardi isolate f3 chromosome 9, fCenGer3.hap1.cur.20231027, whole genome shotgun sequence genome, one interval contains:
- the barhl2 gene encoding barH-like 2 homeobox protein, with product MEGSSGSSFGIDTILSSASNSGNPVLMNGDFRLGDSRTADFRSQATPSPCSEIDTVGTAPSSPISVTMEHAADPHLVQDSLQHHHHHHNQPQSLPLSPQQQPLAGAGCAPRTATSSFLIKDILGDSKPLAACAPYSTSVSSPHHTPKPESATAPDGFRPKLEQDENRSKLDKRDDIQSEMKCNGTKEEGDREISSSRDSPPVRTKKPRKARTAFSDHQLNQLERSFERQKYLSVQDRMDLAAALNLTDTQVKTWYQNRRTKWKRQTAVGLELLAEAGNYSALQRMFPSPYFYHPSLLGTMDSTTAAAAAAAMYSSMYRTPSTPHPSLQRPLVPRVLIHGLGPGGQPALNPLSNPMPGTPHPR from the exons ATGGAAGGATCCAGTGGGTCGAGTTTTGGGATAGACACTATTTTATCAAGCGCTTCTAACTCTGGTAACCCCGTGCTAATGAACGGAGATTTTCGGCTCGGCGACAGCAGGACAGCGGATTTCAGGAGCCAGGCAACCCCGTCACCATGCTCGGAGATAGACACTGTGGGAACAGCCCCCTCATCCCCCATCTCGGTCACCATGGAGCACGCCGCCGATCCGCATCTGGTCCAGGACAGCCTTCAgcatcaccaccatcaccacaacCAGCCGCAAAGTTTGCCGCTGTCGCCTCAGCAGCAGCCGCTCGCGGGGGCCGGCTGCGCCCCGAGGACTGCCACCTCTTCATTTTTAATCAAAGACATTTTAGGCGACAGTAAACCGCTGGCAGCCTGCGCACCTTACAGCACCAGTGTATCCTCACCGCATCACACACCAAAACCAGAAAGTGCCACGGCTCCGGACGGGTTCAGGCCCAAGTTGGAacaagatgaaaacagaagcaagTTGGACAAAAGAGATGACattcaaagtgaaatgaaatgcaacG GGACTAAAGAAGAGGGTGACCGGGAAATCTCCAGTAGCAGAGACAGTCCACCGGTGCGCACGAAAAAACCTCGCAAAGCACGGACAGCCTTTTCCGACCACCAGCTCAACCAGCTCGAGAGGAGCTTTGAGCGACAAAAATACCTCAGTGTGCAGGACCGCATGGACCTGGCCGCAGCTCTCAacctgacagacacacaagtCAAGACCTGGTACCAAAACAGACG GACGAAGTGGAAGAGGCAAACCGCGGTCGGATTAGAGCTCCTGGCTGAAGCAGGAAACTACTCGGCCTTACAGAGAATGTTCCCGTCGCCCTATTTCTACCACCCCAGCCTGCTGGGCACCATGGACAGCACGACAGCAGCCGCGGCGGCCGCAGCCATGTACAGCAGTATGTACCGGACTCCTTCCACGCCGCATCCCAGCCTCCAGAGACCCCTTGTCCCGAGGGTGCTCATTCATGGCCTTGGGCCGGGGGGGCAACCGGCACTAAACCCCCTGTCTAACCCCATGCCCGGCACACCGCATCCGCggtaa